A window from Cryptomeria japonica chromosome 1, Sugi_1.0, whole genome shotgun sequence encodes these proteins:
- the LOC131032330 gene encoding uncharacterized protein LOC131032330 isoform X2 yields the protein MVLPTLMSSRRPWPFLRVPSKLDAGLATTSGMGALVAAILSICKAGDHILAQFDCYGVSREFLEIDAPRFGIKTQFIDVHNVQTLEFALKNSVIQRETVNGSTLPAENNKNNIIVFLESVTNPCVRVADLQSISTVCKMYGAFLIVDNTFPTPLKIKPLKQGADMVIHSVTKFLGGHSDLVAGVLVGSSHHIELASKLAGRWGLIAAPFDSWLATKGITTLQVRMERALSTTAELARRILCSSIPRKLNWTPDCAMMSIELPGGLDGASRALSSFKMIKFAPSLGGTTTTVSHPVSTSHKSVPPAEREAMGITDGMIRLSIGLEDVEDIWIDIERGLFAAAATEKTSDC from the exons ATGGTTCTCCCAACTCTGATGAGCTCGCGAAGGCCGTGGCCCTTCTTGAGGGTGCCCAGCAAG CTTGATGCAGGTTTGGCGACTACTTCTGGCATGGGAGCTTTAGTGGCAGCAATTTTATCTATCTGCAAGGCAGGTGATCATATTTTAGCACAATTCGACTGCTATGGTGTCAGTCGAGAATTTCTTGAGATTGATGCACCACGGTTTGGGATAAAGACACAGTTCATTGATGTGCACAATGTGCAAACTCTTGAGTTTGCTCTCAAGAACTCTGTTATACAACGTGAAACAGTCAATGGGAGTACACTCCCTGCAGagaacaataaaaataacataattgtCTTCCTGGAGTCAGTTACTAATCCCTGTGTCAGAGTTGCGGATTTGCAGTCCATTTCTACCGTATGCAAAATGTATGGAGCATTCCTCATTGTGGACAACACCTTTCCTACCCCTCTAAAGATCAAACCTCTGAAGCAG GGTGCTGATATGGTTATTCATTCAGTGACAAAATTTCTTGGTGGCCATAGTGATCTGGTTGCAGGTGTGTTAGTAGGTTCTTCTCATCATATAGAGTTAGCCTCAAAGTTGGCAGGTCGTTGGGGGCTGATTGCTGCTCCATTTGATTCATGGCTTGCCACAAAGGGAATTACAACACTGCAG GTCAGAATGGAGCGTGCATTGTCAACAACTGCTGAATTGGCAAGACGAATACTTTGCAGCTCAATACCTAGAAAGCTAAATTGGACACCCGATTGTGCTATGATGTCCATTGAACTACCAGGTGGACTGGATGGTGCCAGTAGAGCTTTGTCAAGCTTCAAGATGATAAAGTTTGCACCAAGCCTAGGAGGAACTACAACCACTGTTTCCCATCCAGTTTCTACTTCTCACAAATCCGTCCCCCCTGCTGAGAGGGAAGCGATGGGAATAACTGATGGGATGATTCGCTTATCTATAGGCCTGGAAGATGTAGAAGATATATGGATTGATATAGAGCGTGGCCTTTTTGCTGCTGCTGCTACTGAAAAAACATCAGATTGTTGA
- the LOC131032330 gene encoding uncharacterized protein LOC131032330 isoform X1, with translation MANKDASICAKAGSLCGNSAFSGKALWQTSVYDFESLEDINSARYVYRRYGSPNSDELAKAVALLEGAQQGLATTSGMGALVAAILSICKAGDHILAQFDCYGVSREFLEIDAPRFGIKTQFIDVHNVQTLEFALKNSVIQRETVNGSTLPAENNKNNIIVFLESVTNPCVRVADLQSISTVCKMYGAFLIVDNTFPTPLKIKPLKQGADMVIHSVTKFLGGHSDLVAGVLVGSSHHIELASKLAGRWGLIAAPFDSWLATKGITTLQVRMERALSTTAELARRILCSSIPRKLNWTPDCAMMSIELPGGLDGASRALSSFKMIKFAPSLGGTTTTVSHPVSTSHKSVPPAEREAMGITDGMIRLSIGLEDVEDIWIDIERGLFAAAATEKTSDC, from the exons ATGGCAAACAAAGATGCATCAATTTGCGCAAAGGCAGGGTCATTGTGCGGCAACTCCGCTTTCTCTGGGAAGGCTCTGTGGCAGACTTCAGTTTACGACTTCGAGAGTCTCGAAGATATAAATTCTGCCCGCTACGTCTACAGACGTTATGGTTCTCCCAACTCTGATGAGCTCGCGAAGGCCGTGGCCCTTCTTGAGGGTGCCCAGCAAG GTTTGGCGACTACTTCTGGCATGGGAGCTTTAGTGGCAGCAATTTTATCTATCTGCAAGGCAGGTGATCATATTTTAGCACAATTCGACTGCTATGGTGTCAGTCGAGAATTTCTTGAGATTGATGCACCACGGTTTGGGATAAAGACACAGTTCATTGATGTGCACAATGTGCAAACTCTTGAGTTTGCTCTCAAGAACTCTGTTATACAACGTGAAACAGTCAATGGGAGTACACTCCCTGCAGagaacaataaaaataacataattgtCTTCCTGGAGTCAGTTACTAATCCCTGTGTCAGAGTTGCGGATTTGCAGTCCATTTCTACCGTATGCAAAATGTATGGAGCATTCCTCATTGTGGACAACACCTTTCCTACCCCTCTAAAGATCAAACCTCTGAAGCAG GGTGCTGATATGGTTATTCATTCAGTGACAAAATTTCTTGGTGGCCATAGTGATCTGGTTGCAGGTGTGTTAGTAGGTTCTTCTCATCATATAGAGTTAGCCTCAAAGTTGGCAGGTCGTTGGGGGCTGATTGCTGCTCCATTTGATTCATGGCTTGCCACAAAGGGAATTACAACACTGCAG GTCAGAATGGAGCGTGCATTGTCAACAACTGCTGAATTGGCAAGACGAATACTTTGCAGCTCAATACCTAGAAAGCTAAATTGGACACCCGATTGTGCTATGATGTCCATTGAACTACCAGGTGGACTGGATGGTGCCAGTAGAGCTTTGTCAAGCTTCAAGATGATAAAGTTTGCACCAAGCCTAGGAGGAACTACAACCACTGTTTCCCATCCAGTTTCTACTTCTCACAAATCCGTCCCCCCTGCTGAGAGGGAAGCGATGGGAATAACTGATGGGATGATTCGCTTATCTATAGGCCTGGAAGATGTAGAAGATATATGGATTGATATAGAGCGTGGCCTTTTTGCTGCTGCTGCTACTGAAAAAACATCAGATTGTTGA